GTCATTCCTTCTAGAGCGTGTTATGAACTTTGAAAAGGCGCTGTACAATGGGTGAAAGAGTGAGCATAAGCTTGGGATGGCAGCCAAGACCGTGAAACCCAAGCCTCCGTATCCCACCGATGTCAGCGATGAAGAGTGGCAGTTCTGCCGCCCTTACCTTGAACTCATGACGGAAGAGGCTCCGCAACGGGAGCACTCCTTGCGCGATGTGTTCAATGCCGTTCGTTATGTCGTCCGGGCTGGTTGCCCTTGGAGAATGCTGCCCCATGACCTGCCGCCTTGGGCCATTGTTTACCAGCAATGGCAGCGCTGGATCAAGGCTGGGTGCTTGGAGGCCATGGCGCA
The DNA window shown above is from Prosthecobacter debontii and carries:
- a CDS encoding transposase; translated protein: MAAKTVKPKPPYPTDVSDEEWQFCRPYLELMTEEAPQREHSLRDVFNAVRYVVRAGCPWRMLPHDLPPWAIVYQQWQRWIKAGCLEAMA